Proteins found in one Nerophis lumbriciformis linkage group LG27, RoL_Nlum_v2.1, whole genome shotgun sequence genomic segment:
- the psip1a gene encoding PC4 and SFRS1 interacting protein 1a isoform X3, which yields MAGDWKPGDLIFAKMKGYPHWPARIDEVPDGAVKPSNIKLPIFFFGTHETAFLGPKDIFPYHANKEKYAKPNKRKGFNEGLWEIEDNPKVELTAPKPVCPGILSEKDCDTGPEGEDEAEDKEMQSPKDSGQSDVPKPKRGRKRKTEGEQEAEMNDAPPVSPANPAGGEGPKRRGRKPKSEKLLLLQHQDQQGSERELDAAESDRKRKRTAEDKSKSGEEDKRRKENAKGKDSEGKEPEAKKKKNLQSKEGTSPGASDDEEKTKGRKKHQNSETDKDARRRKDEANKDDAKKNEERAGAKKKEISTDVKLQRLHGEIKISLKIDNPDVKKCLDALDELSSLQVTTQHLHKQSELIATLKKIRRFKASQDVMDKASMLYNKFKSMFLVGEGDCALSQVLNKSLAEQRQHEEAKKGTLKRAEQARENNTDKTSDGDPSPDENKQEPREDASTGETLSVPKTQEVLT from the exons ATGGCAGGAGACTGGAAGCCAGGTGATCTGATTTTTGCAAAGATGAAGGGCTATCCTCACTGGCCAGCAAGA ATTGACGAAGTACCAGACGGTGCAGTGAAGCCCTCCAACATCAAGTTGCCCATTTTCTTCTTTGGAACCCATGAAAC TGCATTTTTAGGCCCAAAGGACATCTTTCCATACCATGCCAACAAGGAGAAATACGCCAAACCCAACAAGAGGAAAGGCTTTAATGAAGGACTGTGGGAAATTGAGGACAATCCAAAAGTGGAGCTGACAGCACCCAAG CCTGTTTGTCCTGGAATTCTATCTGAAAAGGATTGTGACACCGGCCCAGAAGGAGAGGATGAAGCGGAAGATAAGGAGATGCAATCCCCCAAA GATTCAGGCCAGAGTGATGTGCCTAAACCCAAGAGAGGAAGAAAAAGAAAg ACTGAGGGTGAGCAGGAGGCTGAAATGAACGATGCTCCGCCCGTGAGTCCTGCGAATCCTGCAG GTGGGGAAGGTCCTAAACGAAGAGGCAGGAAGCCCAAAagtgaaaagttgcttttgctgcAGCATCAGGACCAGCAAGGCTCTGAAAGAGAACT AGATGCCGCCGAGTCAGACAGAAAGAGAAAGAGGACGGCGGAGGACAAGTCCAAGAGCGGCGAGGAAGATAAGCGGAGGAAGGAGAACGCCAAAGGGAAAGACAGTGAAGGGAAAGAGCCGGaagccaagaagaagaagaatctgCAGTCCAAGGAGGGTACCTCCCCAGGCGCTTCCGATGATGAGGAG AAGACCAAAGGCAGGAAAAAACATCAGAACTCTGAAACGGACAAAGATGCACGTCGGCGGAAAGACGA AGCAAACAAAGACGACGCAAAGAAGAATGAAGAGCGGGCCGGAGCCAAGAAAAAGG AAATATCCACAGATGTGAAACTCCAGCGGCTGCATGGTGAAATCAAGATTTCCCTGAAGATAGACAACCCC GATGTGAAGAAGTGCCTGGACGCTCTGGATGAGCTCAGCTCCCTTCAGGTGACCACTCAGCACTTGCATAAGCAAAGCGAGCTAATCGCCACCTTAAAAAAG ATCCGACGGTTCAAGGCCAGCCAGGACGTGATGGACAAAGCCAGCATGTTGTACAACAAGTTCAAGAGCATGTTCCTGGTGGGAGAAGGCGACTGCGCGCTCAGCCAGGTGCTCAACAAGTCCTTGGCTGAGCAGCGGCAGCACGAGGAGGCCAAGAAGGGGACGCTGAAGAGAGCGGAGCAAGCGCGGGAAAACAACACAG
- the psip1a gene encoding PC4 and SFRS1 interacting protein 1a isoform X1, which produces MAGDWKPGDLIFAKMKGYPHWPARIDEVPDGAVKPSNIKLPIFFFGTHETAFLGPKDIFPYHANKEKYAKPNKRKGFNEGLWEIEDNPKVELTAPKPVCPGILSEKDCDTGPEGEDEAEDKEMQSPKTGLPPVLMRPGGIQVPGREEEEEGPMMSEQGLQNPDDSGQSDVPKPKRGRKRKTEGEQEAEMNDAPPVSPANPAGGEGPKRRGRKPKSEKLLLLQHQDQQGSERELDAAESDRKRKRTAEDKSKSGEEDKRRKENAKGKDSEGKEPEAKKKKNLQSKEGTSPGASDDEEKTKGRKKHQNSETDKDARRRKDEANKDDAKKNEERAGAKKKEISTDVKLQRLHGEIKISLKIDNPDVKKCLDALDELSSLQVTTQHLHKQSELIATLKKIRRFKASQDVMDKASMLYNKFKSMFLVGEGDCALSQVLNKSLAEQRQHEEAKKGTLKRAEQARENNTDKTSDGDPSPDENKQEPREDASTGETLSVPKTQEVLT; this is translated from the exons ATGGCAGGAGACTGGAAGCCAGGTGATCTGATTTTTGCAAAGATGAAGGGCTATCCTCACTGGCCAGCAAGA ATTGACGAAGTACCAGACGGTGCAGTGAAGCCCTCCAACATCAAGTTGCCCATTTTCTTCTTTGGAACCCATGAAAC TGCATTTTTAGGCCCAAAGGACATCTTTCCATACCATGCCAACAAGGAGAAATACGCCAAACCCAACAAGAGGAAAGGCTTTAATGAAGGACTGTGGGAAATTGAGGACAATCCAAAAGTGGAGCTGACAGCACCCAAG CCTGTTTGTCCTGGAATTCTATCTGAAAAGGATTGTGACACCGGCCCAGAAGGAGAGGATGAAGCGGAAGATAAGGAGATGCAATCCCCCAAA ACTGGTCTACCGCCCGTGCTGATGCGTCCTGGGGGCATTCAGGTGCCAGGaagggaggaggaagaggaagggcCCATGATGTCTGAACAGGGTCTTCAGAACCCGGAT GATTCAGGCCAGAGTGATGTGCCTAAACCCAAGAGAGGAAGAAAAAGAAAg ACTGAGGGTGAGCAGGAGGCTGAAATGAACGATGCTCCGCCCGTGAGTCCTGCGAATCCTGCAG GTGGGGAAGGTCCTAAACGAAGAGGCAGGAAGCCCAAAagtgaaaagttgcttttgctgcAGCATCAGGACCAGCAAGGCTCTGAAAGAGAACT AGATGCCGCCGAGTCAGACAGAAAGAGAAAGAGGACGGCGGAGGACAAGTCCAAGAGCGGCGAGGAAGATAAGCGGAGGAAGGAGAACGCCAAAGGGAAAGACAGTGAAGGGAAAGAGCCGGaagccaagaagaagaagaatctgCAGTCCAAGGAGGGTACCTCCCCAGGCGCTTCCGATGATGAGGAG AAGACCAAAGGCAGGAAAAAACATCAGAACTCTGAAACGGACAAAGATGCACGTCGGCGGAAAGACGA AGCAAACAAAGACGACGCAAAGAAGAATGAAGAGCGGGCCGGAGCCAAGAAAAAGG AAATATCCACAGATGTGAAACTCCAGCGGCTGCATGGTGAAATCAAGATTTCCCTGAAGATAGACAACCCC GATGTGAAGAAGTGCCTGGACGCTCTGGATGAGCTCAGCTCCCTTCAGGTGACCACTCAGCACTTGCATAAGCAAAGCGAGCTAATCGCCACCTTAAAAAAG ATCCGACGGTTCAAGGCCAGCCAGGACGTGATGGACAAAGCCAGCATGTTGTACAACAAGTTCAAGAGCATGTTCCTGGTGGGAGAAGGCGACTGCGCGCTCAGCCAGGTGCTCAACAAGTCCTTGGCTGAGCAGCGGCAGCACGAGGAGGCCAAGAAGGGGACGCTGAAGAGAGCGGAGCAAGCGCGGGAAAACAACACAG
- the psip1a gene encoding PC4 and SFRS1 interacting protein 1a isoform X2, translating into MAGDWKPGDLIFAKMKGYPHWPARIDEVPDGAVKPSNIKLPIFFFGTHETAFLGPKDIFPYHANKEKYAKPNKRKGFNEGLWEIEDNPKVELTAPKPVCPGILSEKDCDTGPEGEDEAEDKEMQSPKTGLPPVLMRPGGIQVPGREEEEEGPMMSEQGLQNPDDSGQSDVPKPKRGRKRKTEGEQEAEMNDAPPVSPANPAGGEGPKRRGRKPKSEKLLLLQHQDQQGSERELDAAESDRKRKRTAEDKSKSGEEDKRRKENAKGKDSEGKEPEAKKKKNLQSKEGTSPGASDDEETKGRKKHQNSETDKDARRRKDEANKDDAKKNEERAGAKKKEISTDVKLQRLHGEIKISLKIDNPDVKKCLDALDELSSLQVTTQHLHKQSELIATLKKIRRFKASQDVMDKASMLYNKFKSMFLVGEGDCALSQVLNKSLAEQRQHEEAKKGTLKRAEQARENNTDKTSDGDPSPDENKQEPREDASTGETLSVPKTQEVLT; encoded by the exons ATGGCAGGAGACTGGAAGCCAGGTGATCTGATTTTTGCAAAGATGAAGGGCTATCCTCACTGGCCAGCAAGA ATTGACGAAGTACCAGACGGTGCAGTGAAGCCCTCCAACATCAAGTTGCCCATTTTCTTCTTTGGAACCCATGAAAC TGCATTTTTAGGCCCAAAGGACATCTTTCCATACCATGCCAACAAGGAGAAATACGCCAAACCCAACAAGAGGAAAGGCTTTAATGAAGGACTGTGGGAAATTGAGGACAATCCAAAAGTGGAGCTGACAGCACCCAAG CCTGTTTGTCCTGGAATTCTATCTGAAAAGGATTGTGACACCGGCCCAGAAGGAGAGGATGAAGCGGAAGATAAGGAGATGCAATCCCCCAAA ACTGGTCTACCGCCCGTGCTGATGCGTCCTGGGGGCATTCAGGTGCCAGGaagggaggaggaagaggaagggcCCATGATGTCTGAACAGGGTCTTCAGAACCCGGAT GATTCAGGCCAGAGTGATGTGCCTAAACCCAAGAGAGGAAGAAAAAGAAAg ACTGAGGGTGAGCAGGAGGCTGAAATGAACGATGCTCCGCCCGTGAGTCCTGCGAATCCTGCAG GTGGGGAAGGTCCTAAACGAAGAGGCAGGAAGCCCAAAagtgaaaagttgcttttgctgcAGCATCAGGACCAGCAAGGCTCTGAAAGAGAACT AGATGCCGCCGAGTCAGACAGAAAGAGAAAGAGGACGGCGGAGGACAAGTCCAAGAGCGGCGAGGAAGATAAGCGGAGGAAGGAGAACGCCAAAGGGAAAGACAGTGAAGGGAAAGAGCCGGaagccaagaagaagaagaatctgCAGTCCAAGGAGGGTACCTCCCCAGGCGCTTCCGATGATGAGGAG ACCAAAGGCAGGAAAAAACATCAGAACTCTGAAACGGACAAAGATGCACGTCGGCGGAAAGACGA AGCAAACAAAGACGACGCAAAGAAGAATGAAGAGCGGGCCGGAGCCAAGAAAAAGG AAATATCCACAGATGTGAAACTCCAGCGGCTGCATGGTGAAATCAAGATTTCCCTGAAGATAGACAACCCC GATGTGAAGAAGTGCCTGGACGCTCTGGATGAGCTCAGCTCCCTTCAGGTGACCACTCAGCACTTGCATAAGCAAAGCGAGCTAATCGCCACCTTAAAAAAG ATCCGACGGTTCAAGGCCAGCCAGGACGTGATGGACAAAGCCAGCATGTTGTACAACAAGTTCAAGAGCATGTTCCTGGTGGGAGAAGGCGACTGCGCGCTCAGCCAGGTGCTCAACAAGTCCTTGGCTGAGCAGCGGCAGCACGAGGAGGCCAAGAAGGGGACGCTGAAGAGAGCGGAGCAAGCGCGGGAAAACAACACAG